The following are encoded in a window of Acidobacteriota bacterium genomic DNA:
- the gdhA gene encoding NADP-specific glutamate dehydrogenase — MTAVLDENIEAIYQQVKARNPGEDEFHQAVREVLESLGPVLVKYPEFARERIIERICEPERQIIFRVPWQDDRGEVHINRGFRVEFNSALGPYKGGIRFHPSVYLGIVKFLGFEQIFKNALTGMPIGGAKGGSDFDPKGRSDSEVMRFCQSFMTELYRHLGEYTDVPAGDIGVGGRELGYLFGQYKRITNRYESGVLTGKGIGWGGALVRREATGYGAVYFMREMLAVRRDSLEGKTCVVSGAGNVAIYTIEKLHQLGARVVACSDSQGVIVDERGIDLEVVKDLKEVERRRIAEYVKCRPHATYVPGGNIWEVPCQIAMPSATQNELNGRDARALVKNGCVAVAEGANMPTTPEGVRVFLEAGIAYGPGKAANAGGVATSALEMQQNASRDSWSFEFTEKKLAEIMTGIHAAAWETAEEFGAPGNYVLGANIAGFIKVARAMVAHGLI, encoded by the coding sequence ATGACCGCCGTCCTCGACGAGAACATCGAAGCCATCTACCAGCAGGTCAAAGCCCGCAACCCGGGCGAAGACGAATTCCATCAGGCCGTCCGCGAAGTGCTCGAGTCGCTCGGTCCCGTGCTCGTGAAGTATCCCGAGTTCGCCCGCGAGCGCATCATCGAGCGCATCTGCGAGCCCGAGCGCCAGATCATCTTCCGCGTCCCGTGGCAGGACGATCGCGGCGAGGTGCACATCAACCGCGGGTTTCGCGTGGAGTTCAACAGCGCGCTCGGCCCCTACAAGGGCGGCATCCGCTTCCATCCGTCCGTCTACCTCGGCATCGTCAAGTTCCTCGGCTTCGAGCAGATCTTCAAGAACGCGCTCACCGGCATGCCGATCGGCGGGGCCAAGGGCGGCTCGGACTTCGATCCCAAAGGCCGGTCCGACAGCGAGGTGATGCGCTTCTGCCAGAGCTTCATGACCGAGCTGTACCGGCATCTCGGCGAGTACACCGACGTGCCCGCGGGCGACATCGGCGTCGGCGGCCGCGAGCTGGGCTACTTGTTCGGGCAGTACAAACGGATCACGAACAGGTACGAATCCGGGGTGCTGACCGGCAAGGGCATCGGGTGGGGCGGCGCGCTCGTCCGCCGGGAGGCCACCGGCTACGGCGCGGTGTACTTCATGCGCGAGATGCTGGCGGTGCGCCGCGACTCGCTCGAGGGCAAGACGTGCGTGGTCTCGGGCGCCGGCAACGTCGCGATCTACACGATCGAGAAGCTTCACCAGCTCGGCGCCCGCGTGGTGGCCTGCTCGGACTCGCAGGGCGTCATCGTCGACGAACGGGGCATCGATCTGGAGGTCGTGAAGGACCTCAAGGAGGTCGAACGGCGGCGCATCGCCGAGTACGTGAAGTGCCGCCCTCACGCGACGTACGTGCCGGGCGGGAACATCTGGGAGGTGCCCTGTCAGATCGCGATGCCGTCGGCGACCCAGAACGAGCTGAACGGCCGCGACGCGCGCGCCCTCGTGAAGAACGGCTGCGTCGCGGTGGCCGAGGGCGCCAACATGCCGACCACGCCCGAAGGCGTCCGCGTGTTCCTCGAGGCCGGCATCGCCTACGGCCCCGGGAAGGCGGCCAACGCGGGCGGCGTGGCCACCTCGGCGCTCGAGATGCAGCAGAACGCGAGCCGCGACTCCTGGTCGTTCGAGTTCACCGAGAAGAAGCTCGCCGAGATCATGACCGGGATCCATGCCGCCGCATGGGAAACGGCCGAAGAGTTCGGCGCGCCCGGCAACTACGTGCTCGGCGCGAACATCGCCGGGTTCATCAAGGTCGCGCGCGCGATGGTCGCGCACGGGCTCATCTGA
- a CDS encoding ABC transporter permease, translating into MTRLSRIEITLAVIVAAAAGVLAIAAPRFFEPANLRDVLLANLPVAIVAVGATIVVLTGEIDISVGSTFAVCSVAAGALASAGAPLPLALATALVAGGVIGAANGALVAYARMPSIVVTLAAMVALRDGLRWVTEGAWIQDLPAGFQWFGLSQAAYPYVAFAAVAALVAGAAWGLAMTRGGRAVYATGSNPVAARLAAIDVPRVRFAVFVAAGALTALAAVVNAVRFNQIPSNTGLGLEMKVIAAVVVGGAATSGGRGSILGTMLGVVLLGISGPALTFLGASPYWERALQGVIVLAAVGADAIRSARPFARRLQGTHRELA; encoded by the coding sequence GTGACGCGCCTCTCGCGCATCGAGATCACGCTTGCCGTGATCGTCGCCGCCGCGGCCGGCGTGCTGGCGATCGCCGCGCCGCGGTTCTTCGAGCCGGCGAATCTGCGCGACGTCCTGCTGGCCAATCTGCCGGTCGCGATCGTGGCCGTTGGCGCGACGATCGTCGTGCTCACCGGCGAGATCGACATCTCGGTCGGATCGACGTTCGCGGTGTGCAGCGTGGCGGCCGGCGCGCTCGCGTCGGCGGGCGCGCCGCTGCCGCTGGCGCTCGCGACGGCGCTCGTGGCCGGCGGCGTCATCGGCGCGGCGAACGGCGCGCTCGTCGCGTACGCGCGGATGCCGTCGATCGTCGTCACGCTGGCCGCGATGGTCGCGTTGCGCGACGGGCTGCGCTGGGTCACCGAAGGAGCGTGGATCCAGGATCTGCCTGCCGGATTCCAGTGGTTCGGCTTGTCGCAGGCCGCGTATCCCTACGTCGCGTTCGCGGCCGTGGCCGCGCTCGTCGCCGGCGCGGCCTGGGGGCTCGCCATGACGCGCGGAGGCCGCGCGGTGTACGCCACCGGCTCCAATCCCGTCGCGGCGCGGCTGGCGGCCATCGACGTGCCGCGCGTGCGCTTCGCCGTGTTCGTCGCGGCCGGCGCGCTCACCGCGCTCGCGGCCGTCGTCAACGCGGTGCGCTTCAACCAGATTCCGAGCAACACGGGTCTCGGCCTGGAGATGAAGGTCATCGCGGCCGTGGTCGTCGGCGGCGCCGCGACCAGCGGCGGACGCGGATCGATCCTCGGGACGATGCTGGGCGTCGTGCTGCTCGGCATCTCCGGGCCGGCGCTGACGTTTCTGGGCGCGAGCCCGTACTGGGAGCGTGCGCTGCAGGGCGTCATCGTGCTCGCGGCCGTGGGCGCGGACGCCATCCGGTCGGCGCGGCCGTTCGCGCGGCGGCTCCAGGGGACGCACCGTGAGCTCGCGTGA
- a CDS encoding bifunctional rhamnulose-1-phosphate aldolase/short-chain dehydrogenase — MENTAKHGSAGQAVGTARWPLKALTDLWDDGEAARLAATPLELLRYRSNLLGADLRITNFGGGNTSSKYTAVDPLTGEPVRVMAVKGSGGDLRSITSAGFAVLYLDALERLIGRYRGEAHEDEMVACYPLCTCGERGAAPSIDTPLHAFLPFDHVDHLHPDWAIALAASANGLARLDEFNAHYGRRIAWLPWQRPGFELGLMLRRAVEAHPGCDGILLGGHGLFTWGATPRECYRSSLETIDQMGDFIAAHDTRRRVPRFGGARYATSSLDRDAAAGAILPVLRGVVSTGRRTIGHWDSSDDALTFAGSVWADELCRLGTSCPDHFLRTRICPMYVPWDPSSGLAALEALVRERVVQYRTDYTAYYESFAAPDSPALRDRNPSVVVVPGLGVFGFARDRREARITTEFFLNAIRVMAGANALEGDAVDGPVPQARRPDRAEGFAHAHNYVALPRREAFRIEYWALEEAKLQRMPPEKELSRRIALVVGASSGIGREVAVELARRGAHVVLADLDEAGAAAAARDAAAVSSGEHVMAAAADLSSRASLRATIDRALRHFGGIDVVINTAAIYPTPPPGTPIEQVWAQALALNVTSNHVLADEAARVFRAQQLPASIVLTSSANAVVPKSGSEPYDVSKAAVNHLIHELAIGLGPLVRVNGIAPATVVAGSAMFPRDRVIVSLEKYKIPFDATEPTESLRAKLAQFYAGRTITRQPITPADCARAIVWLAGDQSARTTGHVIPVDGGLAEAFLR; from the coding sequence ATGGAGAACACGGCGAAGCACGGATCCGCGGGCCAGGCGGTGGGGACGGCCCGGTGGCCGTTGAAGGCGCTGACCGATCTCTGGGACGACGGCGAGGCGGCGCGGCTGGCCGCGACGCCGCTCGAGCTCCTGCGCTATCGATCGAACCTGCTCGGCGCGGACCTGCGGATCACGAACTTCGGCGGCGGCAACACCAGCTCGAAGTACACCGCGGTGGATCCGCTGACCGGCGAGCCGGTGCGCGTCATGGCCGTCAAGGGGAGCGGCGGCGATCTGCGATCGATCACCTCGGCCGGCTTCGCCGTGCTGTACCTCGACGCGCTCGAGCGGCTGATCGGCCGCTATCGGGGCGAGGCGCACGAGGACGAGATGGTCGCGTGCTACCCGCTCTGCACCTGCGGCGAGCGCGGCGCTGCGCCGTCCATCGACACGCCGCTCCACGCGTTCCTGCCGTTCGATCACGTCGATCACCTGCACCCGGACTGGGCGATCGCGCTCGCGGCCAGCGCCAACGGGCTCGCACGGCTCGACGAGTTCAACGCGCACTACGGGCGCCGCATCGCCTGGCTGCCGTGGCAGCGTCCGGGCTTCGAGCTGGGGCTCATGCTGCGGCGCGCGGTCGAGGCCCATCCCGGCTGCGACGGCATCCTCCTCGGCGGCCACGGCCTGTTCACGTGGGGCGCGACGCCGCGCGAGTGCTACCGATCGAGCCTCGAGACCATCGACCAGATGGGCGACTTCATCGCCGCGCACGACACGAGGCGGCGCGTGCCGCGGTTCGGCGGCGCACGATACGCGACGTCATCGCTCGATCGCGACGCGGCGGCCGGCGCGATCCTTCCGGTGCTTCGCGGTGTCGTCTCGACGGGACGCCGGACGATCGGTCACTGGGACTCGTCGGACGACGCGCTGACGTTCGCCGGCTCGGTGTGGGCCGACGAACTGTGCCGCCTCGGGACGAGCTGCCCCGATCACTTCCTGCGGACGCGGATCTGCCCGATGTACGTGCCGTGGGACCCGTCCTCCGGCCTCGCCGCGCTGGAGGCGCTCGTTCGCGAGCGGGTCGTGCAGTACCGCACCGACTACACGGCGTACTACGAATCGTTCGCGGCGCCGGACAGCCCGGCACTCCGCGATCGCAACCCGTCGGTCGTCGTCGTTCCCGGGCTGGGCGTGTTCGGCTTCGCCAGGGACAGGCGCGAAGCGCGCATCACCACCGAGTTCTTTCTGAACGCGATCCGGGTGATGGCTGGGGCGAACGCGCTCGAGGGTGACGCGGTGGACGGCCCGGTGCCGCAAGCACGCCGGCCCGATCGAGCCGAGGGCTTCGCCCACGCGCACAATTACGTGGCGCTGCCGCGACGCGAGGCGTTCCGGATCGAGTACTGGGCGCTCGAGGAAGCCAAGCTCCAGCGCATGCCGCCGGAGAAGGAGCTCAGCCGGCGGATTGCGCTCGTCGTCGGCGCGTCGAGCGGCATCGGACGGGAAGTGGCCGTCGAGCTCGCGCGGCGCGGCGCGCACGTCGTGCTCGCCGATCTCGACGAGGCCGGCGCCGCGGCGGCGGCACGGGATGCGGCGGCCGTCTCGTCCGGCGAACACGTGATGGCGGCCGCAGCCGATCTCTCGTCGCGCGCGAGCCTGCGCGCGACGATCGACCGCGCCCTCCGGCACTTCGGCGGGATCGACGTCGTGATCAACACGGCCGCGATCTACCCGACGCCGCCGCCGGGCACGCCGATCGAGCAGGTGTGGGCGCAGGCGCTGGCGCTCAACGTCACGAGCAACCACGTGCTGGCCGACGAGGCGGCGCGCGTGTTCCGCGCGCAGCAGCTCCCCGCGTCGATCGTCCTCACCAGCTCGGCGAACGCCGTCGTGCCGAAGTCGGGCAGCGAGCCCTACGACGTCAGCAAGGCGGCGGTGAACCACCTGATCCACGAGCTGGCGATCGGCCTCGGCCCGCTCGTGCGCGTCAACGGCATCGCGCCGGCGACGGTCGTCGCCGGCTCCGCGATGTTCCCGCGCGATCGGGTGATCGTCTCGTTGGAGAAGTACAAGATCCCGTTCGACGCGACGGAGCCGACGGAGAGCCTTCGAGCGAAGCTCGCGCAGTTCTATGCCGGCCGCACGATCACGCGCCAGCCGATCACCCCGGCCGACTGCGCGCGCGCGATCGTCTGGCTCGCCGGCGACCAGAGTGCCCGGACGACCGGGCACGTCATCCCGGTGGACGGGGGGCTCGCCGAGGCGTTCCTGAGATGA
- a CDS encoding TonB-dependent siderophore receptor has translation MAAVVSSAAIGAALPAPASAALPAAPSRTRSASDAIVQRIERLIGPWEKPEDVFAAVYRSGLTPAAAGPEAWPGQAPQAQAQNVQGTLTFDIAPGPLSVGLQQFAALTRITVRVAPELVRALTNPAVRGTLTPGQALAQLLSDSRLSHRFVDATTVIVEIEATREDVTVSASLPAVSSPKFTAPIVQTPQTITVVSRNVIESQGATNLRDVLRNVPGITMQAGEGGGGLPGDTLTMRGFSASGDIYVDGVRDVAPYSRDAFNLEQVEVIKGPSSSFGGRGSTGGAINLATKTPQLRSLRRATAGLGGADFRRGTLDMNEPFTALGSPAAARVNVMWQDAGVPGRQVVENESWAVAPSVAFGMDGATRVTLSSQHLRQRNVPDYGLPWGTYTDPATGQVYPTGAFNATPAVDQSNFYGLANYDFEHIDNDMATVRVEHDVRPGLTLRNLSRYGQTERDHAITAPRPPNRQLQRRFMENDALANQTSVSWNGRTAGLAHAIAGGLEVAREETATKNSAQTTNQPQVTLQSPDPRQSPFGPMPDITGNPSETRTSTVGVYLFDTVDLGARWQATGGLRWDRSDVDYRLTTLATGAVTALERVDRMLSGRAGIVFRPTTGSSIYAGYGTSFNPSSDAGTVGAALGATDTSANSVNLKPEKSRNVEVGTKWSAYGDRLLVTGAVFDTEKTNARTRNLSSDPFVLAGRQRVRGVELGVSGQILPGWTALAGFSQLDSKIVDSANDVEDGRDLALTPSRTASLWTTWEVRRGLSVGGGAQYMDAVFRNTTTDLKVPSYWLVNAMASYGVNRYLTLRVNGTNLGDERYVDRVGGGHYIPGPRRTVQVTADFGF, from the coding sequence GTGGCTGCCGTCGTCTCGTCGGCGGCGATCGGGGCCGCGTTGCCCGCGCCCGCGTCGGCGGCGCTGCCGGCGGCGCCGTCGCGCACCCGCTCGGCCTCGGACGCCATCGTCCAGCGGATCGAACGGCTGATCGGCCCTTGGGAGAAGCCGGAAGACGTGTTCGCGGCGGTCTACCGGTCCGGCCTCACGCCGGCGGCCGCCGGTCCCGAGGCCTGGCCCGGGCAAGCGCCGCAGGCGCAAGCCCAGAACGTCCAGGGCACGCTCACGTTCGACATCGCGCCGGGTCCGCTCTCGGTGGGCCTCCAGCAGTTCGCGGCGCTCACGCGCATCACGGTGCGCGTGGCGCCCGAGCTGGTTCGAGCGCTGACGAATCCGGCCGTGCGCGGGACACTCACGCCCGGCCAGGCGCTCGCGCAGCTTCTGAGCGACAGCCGGCTGTCGCACCGCTTCGTGGATGCGACCACGGTCATCGTCGAGATCGAGGCCACGCGCGAGGACGTGACGGTGTCGGCGTCGCTGCCGGCGGTGAGCTCGCCCAAGTTCACGGCGCCGATCGTCCAGACGCCGCAGACCATCACGGTCGTCTCACGGAACGTGATCGAATCGCAGGGCGCGACGAACCTGCGCGACGTGCTGCGCAACGTGCCGGGCATCACGATGCAGGCCGGTGAGGGCGGCGGCGGCCTGCCCGGCGACACGCTGACGATGCGCGGCTTCTCCGCCTCGGGCGACATCTACGTGGACGGCGTCCGCGACGTGGCGCCGTACTCGCGCGATGCGTTCAACCTCGAACAGGTCGAGGTCATCAAAGGGCCCTCGTCGTCGTTCGGCGGGCGCGGGTCGACGGGCGGCGCCATCAACCTCGCGACGAAGACGCCACAGCTCCGGTCGCTGCGCCGGGCCACGGCCGGCCTCGGCGGCGCCGACTTCCGGCGCGGCACGCTCGACATGAACGAGCCGTTCACGGCGCTCGGGTCGCCCGCCGCCGCGCGCGTCAACGTGATGTGGCAGGACGCGGGCGTGCCGGGCCGGCAGGTCGTCGAGAACGAGAGCTGGGCCGTCGCGCCCTCCGTGGCGTTCGGTATGGACGGGGCGACGCGGGTGACGCTCAGCTCTCAGCACCTGCGGCAACGCAACGTGCCCGACTACGGCCTGCCGTGGGGGACCTACACCGACCCGGCGACCGGACAGGTCTACCCGACCGGTGCGTTCAACGCGACGCCGGCCGTCGACCAGAGCAACTTCTACGGTCTCGCGAACTACGACTTCGAGCACATCGACAACGACATGGCGACGGTGCGCGTCGAGCACGACGTGCGGCCGGGCCTGACGCTGCGCAACCTGTCGCGGTACGGCCAGACGGAACGCGATCACGCCATCACCGCGCCGCGGCCGCCCAACCGGCAGCTCCAGCGCCGGTTCATGGAGAACGACGCGCTGGCGAACCAGACGAGCGTGTCGTGGAACGGCCGCACCGCAGGGCTGGCGCACGCGATCGCGGGCGGGCTCGAGGTGGCGCGCGAGGAGACGGCCACGAAGAACTCCGCGCAGACGACCAACCAGCCGCAGGTGACGCTGCAGAGTCCGGATCCGCGGCAGTCGCCGTTCGGCCCGATGCCCGACATCACCGGCAATCCGAGCGAGACGCGGACGTCCACGGTGGGCGTGTACCTCTTCGACACGGTCGATCTCGGCGCGCGATGGCAGGCAACGGGCGGCCTGCGGTGGGATCGATCGGACGTCGACTATCGCCTCACGACGCTGGCGACCGGCGCGGTGACGGCGCTGGAGCGCGTGGACCGCATGCTGAGCGGCCGCGCCGGCATCGTCTTCAGGCCGACGACGGGCAGCAGCATCTATGCCGGCTACGGCACGTCGTTCAATCCGTCCTCGGACGCCGGCACCGTCGGTGCGGCGCTCGGCGCCACCGACACGTCGGCCAACAGCGTGAACCTGAAGCCGGAGAAGTCGCGCAACGTCGAGGTGGGCACGAAGTGGTCGGCCTACGGCGATCGCCTGCTCGTCACCGGCGCCGTCTTCGACACGGAGAAGACCAACGCGCGCACGCGCAACCTCTCGAGCGATCCGTTCGTGCTCGCCGGACGCCAGCGCGTGCGCGGCGTCGAGCTCGGCGTGTCGGGGCAGATCCTTCCCGGCTGGACCGCGCTCGCCGGCTTCTCGCAGCTCGACAGCAAGATCGTGGACTCGGCCAACGACGTCGAGGACGGGCGCGACCTCGCGTTGACGCCCAGCCGCACGGCGAGCCTCTGGACGACGTGGGAGGTACGGCGGGGGCTGTCGGTCGGCGGCGGCGCGCAGTACATGGACGCCGTGTTCCGCAACACCACCACCGACCTGAAGGTGCCGAGCTACTGGCTCGTGAACGCGATGGCCTCCTACGGCGTGAACCGCTATCTCACGCTGCGCGTCAACGGCACGAACCTCGGCGACGAGCGCTACGTCGACCGCGTCGGCGGTGGCCACTACATTCCCGGACCGCGCCGCACGGTGCAGGTCACGGCTGACTTCGGATTCTGA
- a CDS encoding TIM barrel protein, with amino-acid sequence MSEQQIAAALDRFRIELPSWGFADTGTRFGVFRQPAAAHTLAEKLADAGVVHALTGVCPSVALHVDWDLPGGLADVDAVKQAARAAGVRPGAINPNWFRDQAYKFGSFGHPDPAVRRKAIDHGLASVEIAAQLGSRDVSCWFADGSNYPGTANIRQRRLWFEEGLATLHEQLGHAGRLLVEYKPFEPAFYHTDIADWGMALLLARAAGPRAKVLVDTGHHYAAQNIEQIVAWLLAEGMLGGFHFNDRRYADDDLTIGSIDPYQVFRIFHEIRFFEWETGEPADIAYVIDQSHNLKGKIEAMIQTVGMAQALVAKAALVDCERLARAQQACDLVAAESCLQDAFATDVRPAIAAWRTAHGLPADPLAAFRASGYLERITRERARRDAPVAAALGSAEYADSREPS; translated from the coding sequence ATGTCCGAACAGCAGATTGCCGCAGCGCTGGACCGTTTCCGCATCGAGCTTCCGTCCTGGGGCTTCGCCGATACCGGCACGCGGTTCGGCGTGTTCCGTCAACCGGCCGCGGCGCACACGCTGGCCGAGAAGCTCGCGGACGCGGGCGTGGTGCACGCGCTCACCGGCGTGTGCCCGTCGGTGGCGCTGCACGTCGACTGGGATCTGCCGGGCGGGTTGGCCGACGTCGACGCCGTGAAGCAGGCAGCGCGCGCCGCTGGTGTGCGGCCGGGCGCCATCAATCCGAACTGGTTCCGGGACCAGGCCTACAAGTTCGGATCGTTCGGCCATCCGGATCCGGCCGTTCGGCGGAAAGCGATCGATCACGGGCTCGCCAGCGTCGAGATCGCCGCACAGCTCGGCAGCCGCGACGTGTCGTGCTGGTTCGCCGATGGCTCGAACTACCCGGGTACGGCCAACATCCGCCAGCGCCGCCTCTGGTTCGAGGAGGGGTTGGCGACGCTGCACGAGCAGCTCGGGCACGCCGGCCGGCTGCTCGTCGAGTACAAGCCGTTCGAGCCGGCCTTCTACCATACCGACATCGCGGACTGGGGGATGGCGCTGCTGCTCGCCCGGGCGGCCGGGCCGCGCGCCAAAGTGCTCGTCGACACCGGGCACCACTACGCCGCGCAGAACATCGAGCAGATCGTGGCGTGGCTGCTCGCCGAGGGCATGCTCGGCGGCTTCCACTTCAACGATCGGCGGTACGCCGACGACGACCTGACGATCGGATCGATCGACCCGTACCAGGTGTTCCGCATCTTCCACGAGATCCGGTTCTTCGAGTGGGAGACCGGCGAGCCGGCCGACATCGCGTACGTCATCGATCAGAGCCACAACCTGAAGGGCAAGATCGAGGCGATGATCCAGACCGTCGGCATGGCGCAGGCGCTCGTCGCGAAGGCCGCGCTCGTCGACTGCGAGCGGCTCGCGCGCGCGCAGCAGGCCTGCGATCTCGTCGCGGCCGAGTCCTGCCTGCAGGACGCCTTCGCCACCGACGTGCGGCCGGCGATCGCCGCCTGGCGCACCGCGCACGGTCTGCCAGCCGATCCGCTCGCGGCGTTCCGCGCGAGCGGCTACCTCGAGCGCATCACCCGCGAGCGTGCGCGCCGCGACGCCCCGGTGGCGGCGGCTCTCGGTTCCGCCGAGTACGCCGACTCGCGCGAGCCGTCCTGA
- a CDS encoding sugar ABC transporter ATP-binding protein, with translation MLVASALRKSFAGVRALTDLSFTLEAGEVHALVGENGAGKSTFVRILTGAETPDSGSLAIGGQAVSGLTPAIAKALGIAAIHQHPALFPHLTVAENVALVLESGRPWTRVDWRARTTRAGELLGRIGAAIDPGRCVETLSLPEQQLVEIAKAVGADARIVLMDEPTASLTGREVDTLFDVVDRLRRAGTGVIYISHRLEEIPRVAGRVTVIRDGRTMAAGLPPDTDSRQLVRLMAGRGDEDARIVVPVRARPEPAAPVLELRHVSSRAAGVRDVTFGVSRGEIVGLAGLVGAGRTELAEALFGLRPVDDGEVVIEGRPMRFASPTEAIDAGVAYLPEDRRRHGVLAEMSVTANTSLASLGRISRGGLVDRAAESRLAQSFVGRFAIKTPSIAALAGTLSGGNQQKVALARWLATGPSLLILDEPTQGVDVAAKAEIHQLIRELSADGLAVLLISSELAELLVLSDRVVVMRRGRVAGIVAGGTATEESIAALAIAPGDTLGGRPSA, from the coding sequence ATGCTCGTCGCCTCGGCGCTCCGCAAGTCGTTCGCGGGCGTCCGGGCCCTGACGGATCTCTCCTTCACCCTCGAGGCCGGCGAGGTACACGCGCTCGTCGGCGAGAACGGCGCCGGCAAGTCCACGTTCGTCCGGATCCTCACCGGGGCCGAGACGCCTGACAGCGGGTCGCTCGCGATCGGCGGCCAGGCCGTGTCCGGGTTGACGCCCGCGATCGCGAAGGCGCTCGGCATCGCCGCGATCCACCAGCATCCGGCGCTCTTCCCGCACCTGACCGTGGCGGAGAACGTCGCGCTCGTGCTCGAGTCGGGCCGACCGTGGACGCGCGTGGACTGGCGCGCGCGCACGACGCGCGCCGGCGAGCTGCTCGGGCGGATCGGCGCGGCGATCGATCCCGGCCGCTGCGTCGAGACGCTGAGCCTGCCCGAGCAGCAGCTCGTCGAGATCGCGAAGGCCGTCGGCGCGGACGCGCGAATCGTCCTCATGGACGAGCCGACCGCCTCGCTCACCGGCCGCGAGGTCGACACCCTCTTCGACGTCGTCGATCGCCTGCGCCGGGCGGGCACGGGCGTGATCTACATCTCGCACCGGCTGGAGGAGATCCCGCGCGTGGCCGGCCGCGTCACGGTGATTCGCGACGGGCGCACGATGGCCGCCGGCCTGCCGCCCGACACCGACAGCCGGCAGCTCGTCCGGCTGATGGCCGGGCGCGGCGACGAAGACGCTCGGATCGTCGTTCCCGTGCGGGCGCGGCCGGAGCCGGCCGCGCCCGTGCTCGAGCTCCGTCACGTCAGCAGCCGCGCGGCCGGTGTGCGCGACGTAACGTTCGGCGTCAGCCGCGGCGAGATCGTCGGCCTGGCCGGCCTCGTCGGTGCCGGCCGGACGGAGCTGGCCGAAGCGCTGTTCGGCCTGCGCCCGGTCGACGACGGCGAGGTCGTGATCGAGGGACGTCCGATGCGGTTCGCTTCGCCAACCGAGGCCATCGACGCCGGCGTCGCGTACCTTCCCGAGGATCGCCGCCGGCACGGCGTGCTGGCGGAGATGAGCGTCACGGCGAACACGAGCTTGGCGAGCCTCGGCAGGATCTCGCGCGGCGGCCTCGTCGACCGCGCCGCGGAATCGAGGCTGGCGCAGTCGTTCGTCGGTCGCTTCGCGATCAAGACCCCGTCGATCGCCGCGTTGGCCGGCACGCTCTCGGGCGGCAACCAGCAGAAGGTGGCGCTCGCCCGCTGGCTGGCGACGGGGCCGTCGCTTCTCATCCTCGACGAGCCCACGCAAGGCGTCGACGTCGCCGCGAAAGCCGAGATCCACCAGCTCATCCGCGAGCTGTCCGCGGACGGCCTCGCGGTGCTGCTCATCTCGTCCGAGCTGGCCGAGCTGCTCGTGTTGAGCGACCGGGTCGTCGTCATGCGCCGCGGCCGTGTTGCCGGCATCGTGGCGGGGGGGACGGCCACCGAGGAATCGATCGCGGCGCTCGCGATCGCGCCGGGCGACACGTTGGGCGGGAGGCCCTCCGCGTGA